One Mastacembelus armatus chromosome 10, fMasArm1.2, whole genome shotgun sequence DNA window includes the following coding sequences:
- the ccdc69 gene encoding coiled-coil domain-containing protein 69 isoform X1: protein MGCTHSKKKSKGKKGEKSQKDQSCRDEGGKQESCEQDVCLEKQLERFEWQLRILKEVLSANGNPERAELLKDHADEEVCALVLSILDKVKTETTADLNVLHEQKSQTATGEHERHVEELQKRHEQEKSELTEKFDAVEKILTVKVEELTAELQVYNELKRRAEESTFKKDLQRNIQAHGSPGAFWESEQESLVFVIEMKSERVQEQSRKLQQMEALVEKNLALEDQIIHILQQNEDLSVRIENCQTLIQQLSKEQQDLKRALESQAAVNLKLSQEKEQLMFKLRHRDSCPTSHLPAMVQEISPR, encoded by the exons ATGGGCTGCACCCACAGCAAG aagaaaagcaaaggaaagaaGGGGGAGAAGAGTCAGAAAGaccagagctgcagagatgaagGCG GGAAGCAGGAGTCATGTGAGCAGGACGTCTGTCTGGAGAAGCAGCTGGAGCGCTTTGAGTGGCAGCTGAGGATTTTAAAGGAAGTGCTCTCAGCCAATGGGAACCCAGAGAGGGCGGAGCTTCTGAAGGACCACGCTGATGAAGAGGTGTGCGCCCTCGTCCTCAGCATCTTGGATAAG GTGAAAACGGAGACGACGGCCGATTTAAACGTCCTGCATGAACAGAAAAGTCAAACTGCGACTGGGGAACATGAGAGACATGTGGAAG AGCTGCAGAAAAGACACGAGCAGGAGAAAAGTGAACTGACAGAGAAGTTTGATGCTGTGGAGAAAATCCTGACG gtgaaggtggaggagcTGACGGCAGAGCTGCAGGTCTACAACGAGCTGAAGAGGAGAGCTGAAGAATCCACGTTTAAGAAAGACCTGCAGAGAAacatccag GCCCACGGCAGCCCAGGTGCATTCTGGGAGTCGGAGCAGGAGTCTCTGGTGTTCGTCATCGAGATGAAGAGTGAGCGTGTGCAGGAGCAGAGCAGgaagctgcagcagatggaAGCTCTG GTGGAGAAGAATTTGGCTTTGGAGGATCAGATCATCCACATCCTGCAGCAGAACGAGGATCTGAGCGTCCGGATAGAGAACTGCCAGACTCTCATCCA gCAGTTATCAAAAGAGCAGCAGGACCTGAAGAGGGCGCTGGAGAGCCAGGCAGCAGTAAACCTGAAGCTTTCTCAGGAGAAAGAGCAGCTGATGTTCAAGCTGCGACACCGAGACTCGTGTCCGACCAGCCACCTGCCCGCCATGGTGCAGGAGATCTCGCCCAGATGA
- the ccdc69 gene encoding coiled-coil domain-containing protein 69 isoform X2 produces the protein MGCTHSKKSKGKKGEKSQKDQSCRDEGGKQESCEQDVCLEKQLERFEWQLRILKEVLSANGNPERAELLKDHADEEVCALVLSILDKVKTETTADLNVLHEQKSQTATGEHERHVEELQKRHEQEKSELTEKFDAVEKILTVKVEELTAELQVYNELKRRAEESTFKKDLQRNIQAHGSPGAFWESEQESLVFVIEMKSERVQEQSRKLQQMEALVEKNLALEDQIIHILQQNEDLSVRIENCQTLIQQLSKEQQDLKRALESQAAVNLKLSQEKEQLMFKLRHRDSCPTSHLPAMVQEISPR, from the exons ATGGGCTGCACCCACAGCAAG aaaagcaaaggaaagaaGGGGGAGAAGAGTCAGAAAGaccagagctgcagagatgaagGCG GGAAGCAGGAGTCATGTGAGCAGGACGTCTGTCTGGAGAAGCAGCTGGAGCGCTTTGAGTGGCAGCTGAGGATTTTAAAGGAAGTGCTCTCAGCCAATGGGAACCCAGAGAGGGCGGAGCTTCTGAAGGACCACGCTGATGAAGAGGTGTGCGCCCTCGTCCTCAGCATCTTGGATAAG GTGAAAACGGAGACGACGGCCGATTTAAACGTCCTGCATGAACAGAAAAGTCAAACTGCGACTGGGGAACATGAGAGACATGTGGAAG AGCTGCAGAAAAGACACGAGCAGGAGAAAAGTGAACTGACAGAGAAGTTTGATGCTGTGGAGAAAATCCTGACG gtgaaggtggaggagcTGACGGCAGAGCTGCAGGTCTACAACGAGCTGAAGAGGAGAGCTGAAGAATCCACGTTTAAGAAAGACCTGCAGAGAAacatccag GCCCACGGCAGCCCAGGTGCATTCTGGGAGTCGGAGCAGGAGTCTCTGGTGTTCGTCATCGAGATGAAGAGTGAGCGTGTGCAGGAGCAGAGCAGgaagctgcagcagatggaAGCTCTG GTGGAGAAGAATTTGGCTTTGGAGGATCAGATCATCCACATCCTGCAGCAGAACGAGGATCTGAGCGTCCGGATAGAGAACTGCCAGACTCTCATCCA gCAGTTATCAAAAGAGCAGCAGGACCTGAAGAGGGCGCTGGAGAGCCAGGCAGCAGTAAACCTGAAGCTTTCTCAGGAGAAAGAGCAGCTGATGTTCAAGCTGCGACACCGAGACTCGTGTCCGACCAGCCACCTGCCCGCCATGGTGCAGGAGATCTCGCCCAGATGA
- the ltc4s gene encoding leukotriene C4 synthase codes for MSEEAVGLAAVTVLGVLEQAYFSLQVIYARRKYSVSPPSTTGPPAFDRVFRAQVNCAEYFPIFIVVLWTSGVFFSQGLSSLCGLLYLYGRFRYFRGYSQSAQGRLAPLYFSAQVLWVLIGFSCLGIFLSFCRVYLNVDLLQVFYAAIGLA; via the exons ATGTCAGAGGAGGCTGTCGGACTCGCCGCTGTGACCGTGCTGGGCGTCCTGGAGCAAG cttATTTCTCTCTCCAGGTGATTTACGCCAGGAGGAAGTACTCGGTGTCTCCGCCCAGCACGACCGGACCGCCGGCGTTTGACAGAGTCTTCAGAGCTCA AGTGAACTGTGCCGAGTACTTCCCGATCTTCATCGTGGTCCTGTGGACGTCAGGAGTCTTCTTCAGCCAAG GTCTGTCCTCGCTCTGCGGGCTGCTTTATCTGTACGGACGGTTCCGCTACTTCAGAGGATACTCGCAGTCGGCACAGGGACG TCTGGCTCCTCTGTACTTCAGCGCTCAGGTTCTGTGGGTTCTCATCGGGTTCTCCTGTCTTGGCATTTTCCTCTCGTTCTGCCGAGTTTACCTGAACGTGGATCTGCTGCAGGTGTTCTACGCCGCCATCGGCCTGGCCTGA